In Flavobacterium sp. 83, the genomic window ACGAGTAAAGCCTTATTAACTTGGGCTAAGGAAATTATTGCTAAAGGATACAAAACAGTAAACATGCTTGGTTGCCATGATGGAATACCTGTTCTAGATTTGAAAGGCAAGGAGGTAAATGGCGCTTATAATAAAGGATTGTTAGAAGATACCGAGATTGAAAGTATCATGAATACGATCATGGAGCGTGGTGGTCGTGTAAAGAATCTTTATGATCCCTCAGGAAACAAAATTTCTTATTATCAAATAAATGCTACATTTTTTAGTGCACTAGGGGAAGACGAACAAAAGTTGCTTCTTGCGAGAGCCATTCAAATGTTTATGCCAGGAATACCGCAGGTTTGGTACCTAGATATTTTTGCAGGTAAAAACAATTATGAAGCAGCAGATAATGGAGGTAGTGCCGGACATAAAGAAATTAACCGTACCACATTGACCATGCAGGATATTGAACAAGGGTTGAAAACTGAAGTTGTAAATAAACAACTAGAAATTATGCGATTAAGAAATACTTCAAATGCATTTTCAGGTCATATAGAAATAAATGATGCCGTGGATACTATTATAGATATCAAATGGGTAAATGGTACAACAGTTGCGCACCTAAAGGCAAATCTTGAAACCAATGGTTTTACAATTGACCATACGGAAAATGGAATTACAAACACTATGAGTTTTTAAATTTCAAACTGTAATCGAAAAATTAGGTGTGTTAAAATATCAAAATAAAGATTAGGCGCACGCTTCACGAAGTTTCATTTTCTTGAAACGTGAGTTGAGCGAAGTGTGCGCCTTTTGAGTGAAATGCTTCCGCGCATTTCGCTCAAAATAATTACTGAAGTGATTTAAAATCTGATTTGTTCAAATGATTAAAAAATAAAACATGAAGAAAAATGCCGTCAAAATTGCGATGTATCTCAACTATTTTGTTTTTGCAATTTTGCTGAACAGCGTAGGAATTGTAATACTAAAATCGCAAGCAAATTATGGAGTAGATGAATTGCAAGCCAGCATTTTGGAAGCTTTCAAAGATTTGCCTATTGCGATAGTTTCTTTTTTGATAGCTTCTTTTTTACCACGTATTGGTTATAAAAAAGCCATGCTTATTGGATTAGCATTGGTTTCTGTGGCTTGTGTAAATATGTATTTTGGAAATTCTTTTGGAACAGCAAAGGTACTATTTGCAACGGTTGGAGTTTCATTTGCCTTGATCAAAGTTTCTATTTATTCATTAATAGGGACAATTACGGAAAATCAGAAAGAGCATAATAGCTTGATGAGTAGTATTGAAGGTGTTTTTATGATAGGAATTGCCTTAGCTTACTTTTTATTTCCAGCTTTTAATTCGGATATAAATCCAGATTCATGGTTAAATGTGTATTGGTTGTTGGCGGGGCTTTCATTAGTGTCATTTGGATTTTTATTTTTTACCAAATTTGAAAATCAAACCGAAATTCCGGGTGCTAATTTGATCGATGATTTTGCACAAATGTTCAAATTATTTGCTCAGCTTCTAACAATTGTTTTTGTAATTAGTGCTTTTTTGTTTGTAATGATTGAACAAGGAATAATGTCTTGGTTGCCCACATTCAATAGTAAAGTGCTGCATTTGCCACAAAATATTAGTATAATGATGGCGAGTATATTGGCAATTACTTTAGCGGC contains:
- a CDS encoding sugar MFS transporter, whose translation is MKKNAVKIAMYLNYFVFAILLNSVGIVILKSQANYGVDELQASILEAFKDLPIAIVSFLIASFLPRIGYKKAMLIGLALVSVACVNMYFGNSFGTAKVLFATVGVSFALIKVSIYSLIGTITENQKEHNSLMSSIEGVFMIGIALAYFLFPAFNSDINPDSWLNVYWLLAGLSLVSFGFLFFTKFENQTEIPGANLIDDFAQMFKLFAQLLTIVFVISAFLFVMIEQGIMSWLPTFNSKVLHLPQNISIMMASILAITLAAGRLLAGVITKKINWIWVLSFCVIMAMLLVVFLLPKTIGLEVKEINSLSDIPLIGFAFPLIGLFIAPIYPLLNSVVLSALPKKMHSSMTGLIVVFSALGGTIGSRIIGYLFKNEGPENAFFYTLIPMSLLLVSFFILKKLTSKI